From a region of the Besnoitia besnoiti strain Bb-Ger1 chromosome I, whole genome shotgun sequence genome:
- a CDS encoding hypothetical protein (encoded by transcript BESB_001140): MTRRLLEATLSVQRWWRGEAQRMAQGGFVASALSPACLAPRSPVSLQKTPRSVASLACLARRLASRSTPSPSASVRFFSSSSRSSSPSSLSSLSAASLSRSLLSPLPSSSPLSPSRGSPPCSSAPSAAPSSRSSFYVSVSPLFESSCVSGWRQSSALASGLFSAWTQRPPVFAGAPSAARLTPVRCKMVKSASYRRPSRASPTGQARKPHIGVKRLSAEYVWPGVVLVKQRKVLAFNVETKRRNRHFKLYPGENVKVSKVTNLVALCHGRVKYTHDVSRDVLVVNVLPERREELLREDLWRYRTEHVRSMEENRHICFLRRKAVRMFGKELVNPPTKPPLRPFYFTKYDTWENPALPDVPQLDDDL; this comes from the coding sequence AtgacgcggcggctcctCGAGGCGACACTCTCTGTGCAGAGGTGGTGGCGCGGTGAAGCGCAGCGAATGGCGCAGGGCGGCTTCGTGGCctctgctctctcgccggcgtGTCTGGCTCCTCGTAgtcctgtctctctgcagaaAACTCCTCGGtctgtcgcgtctctcgcgtgcctcgcacgtcgcctcgcctctcgttCAACCCCGTCACCGTCCGCCTctgtgcgttttttctcttcttcttcgcgctcttcttctccgtcgtctctctcttctctgtcggccgcctctctgtctcgctcgcttctgtctcctctcccttcttcctctcctctgtctccctctcgcggATCACCTCCTTgttcctctgcgccttctgctgcgccgtcgtcgcgttCTTCGTTTTATGTGTCTGTTTCGCCTCTGTTTGAGTCTTCTTGTGTCTCGGGGTGGCGCCAGTCTTCTGCGCTGGCGTCCGGGCTGTTCTCAGCGTGGACGCAGCGTCCGCCGGTGTTCGCGggagcgccgtcggcggcgcgtctgacGCCAGTTCGCTGCAAGATGGTGAAGTCTGCGTCCTACCGGCGGCCGAGTCGGGCGTCGCCGACTGGACAAGCGCGGAAGCCGCACATCGGCGTGaagcgtctctctgcggagTACGTGTGGCCTGGCGTGGTGCTGGTGAAGCAGCGCAAGGTTCTTGCGTTTAACGtggagacgaagcgccgGAACCGCCACTTCAAGCTCTACCCCGGGGAGAACGTGAAAGTGTCCAAGGTCACCAACCTCGTCGCGCTCTGCCACGGCCGCGTGAAGTACACGCACGACGTCTCGCGCGACGTCCTTGTCGTCAACGTCCTccccgagcgccgcgaagaactCCTCCGCGAAGACCTCTGGCGCTACCGCACCGAACACGTCAGGTCGATGGAGGAGAACCGCCACATCTGCTTCCTGCGGCGAAAGGCCGTCCGCATGTTTGGCAAGGAACTCGTCAACCCCCCCAccaagccgccgctgcgcccatTCTACTTCACCAAATACGACACCTGGGAAAACCCCGCGCTCCCCGACGTGCCGCAACTCGACGACGACCTGTAA